From one Agathobaculum sp. NTUH-O15-33 genomic stretch:
- a CDS encoding C40 family peptidase, giving the protein MAVPVAAIAKAAAAILSDERARKAVGWTVAAILSPVILIIVVICALCSGTADHNSAAVELSFHGGVISSQVPPEYRQYIEDMRESFTGLDGAVSEITPMIEDGSLDDTRMKAIFYALFFGSENLRMDGGDYRNFADCFVRYEERTRTVTDADGNESEETYTVAIPITDLGTVYANLESALGRTITPDDQANAQRVYILALYGSAAGAGGGSGLPPGVEMGEGTFADLMAEATKYIGFPYVWGGSTPATSFDCSGFVCWVYTQSGVYNLPRTTATGIYNQCAIVPKAEAKPGDLIFFTRTYACSGPVSHVGIYVGGGQMLHCGSPIGYANIESNYWREHFYAIGRLPGV; this is encoded by the coding sequence ATGGCTGTCCCTGTAGCCGCGATAGCCAAGGCCGCCGCCGCGATCCTCTCCGATGAGCGGGCGCGAAAGGCGGTGGGCTGGACGGTGGCCGCCATCCTCTCGCCGGTCATCCTCATCATCGTGGTGATCTGCGCCCTCTGTTCCGGGACTGCGGATCACAACAGCGCCGCCGTGGAGCTGTCCTTTCACGGCGGCGTCATCTCCTCTCAGGTGCCGCCCGAATACCGGCAGTACATCGAGGATATGCGGGAGAGCTTCACCGGGCTGGACGGGGCTGTGTCGGAAATTACGCCGATGATCGAGGACGGTAGCCTTGACGATACCCGGATGAAAGCCATTTTTTACGCTCTGTTTTTCGGCTCGGAAAACCTCCGCATGGACGGCGGGGACTACCGGAATTTCGCGGACTGCTTCGTCCGGTACGAGGAACGCACCCGCACCGTTACCGATGCGGACGGCAATGAATCGGAGGAAACCTACACCGTGGCCATCCCCATCACCGACCTCGGCACGGTGTACGCAAACCTTGAAAGCGCCCTTGGCCGGACGATCACCCCGGACGATCAGGCCAACGCGCAGCGTGTGTATATCCTCGCGCTGTACGGATCGGCAGCCGGGGCCGGTGGCGGAAGCGGCCTGCCGCCCGGTGTGGAGATGGGCGAGGGAACCTTCGCCGACCTGATGGCGGAGGCCACCAAATACATCGGCTTCCCCTATGTGTGGGGCGGCTCCACCCCGGCGACCTCCTTTGATTGCAGCGGTTTTGTGTGCTGGGTTTATACGCAATCCGGCGTTTACAACCTGCCGCGCACCACGGCCACCGGCATCTATAACCAATGTGCCATCGTCCCCAAGGCGGAGGCCAAGCCCGGCGACCTGATCTTTTTTACCCGCACCTATGCCTGCAGCGGGCCGGTGAGCCACGTCGGAATCTACGTCGGCGGCGGGCAGATGCTGCACTGCGGGTCGCCCATCGGCTACGCGAATATCGAATCCAACTACTGGCGGGAGCACTTCTACGCGATAGGCAGACTGCCGGGTGTGTAG
- a CDS encoding gamma-glutamylcyclotransferase family protein translates to MSRRKDTLYIAYGSNLNLPQMAHRCPTATVVGTSEIRGYELLFRGGRRGAVATVEPLEDSSVPVLLWKIKPKDEEALDRYEGYPNFYRKEMMDVELGGKTVPAMVYVMNDGRGLGAPSDFYLNTILEGYRSAGFDTDFLDRAVEKSIRLAQEQQAAEPFQQTLFGQKWW, encoded by the coding sequence ATGAGCAGAAGAAAAGACACCCTTTATATCGCCTACGGCAGCAATCTAAACCTCCCGCAGATGGCGCACCGCTGTCCCACCGCCACGGTGGTCGGCACCAGCGAGATCAGGGGATACGAGCTGCTGTTCCGGGGAGGCAGACGCGGCGCGGTGGCCACGGTGGAGCCTCTGGAGGACAGCTCCGTGCCTGTGCTCCTGTGGAAGATCAAGCCCAAGGACGAGGAAGCCCTCGACCGCTACGAGGGCTATCCGAACTTTTACCGCAAGGAAATGATGGATGTGGAGCTGGGCGGAAAGACGGTTCCCGCGATGGTTTACGTCATGAACGATGGCCGTGGGCTGGGAGCGCCCTCGGATTTTTATCTGAACACCATACTGGAGGGCTACCGCTCGGCGGGCTTTGATACTGATTTTTTAGACAGGGCCGTGGAGAAATCCATCCGTCTGGCACAGGAACAGCAGGCGGCGGAGCCGTTCCAGCAGACGCTGTTCGGACAGAAATGGTGGTGA